In Ctenopharyngodon idella isolate HZGC_01 chromosome 2, HZGC01, whole genome shotgun sequence, the following are encoded in one genomic region:
- the pcp4l1 gene encoding Purkinje cell protein 4-like protein 1: MSENSSSDPPNSTRGPATDGKAAQEKPADKAGKPPTQEPEEEIDIDLEAPETEKAALAIQNQFRRFQKKKK; the protein is encoded by the exons ATGAGTGAG AACAGTTCATCTGATCCTCCCAACAGCACTCGGGGGCCCGCCACAGATGGAAAAG CCGCCCAGGAGAAACCGGCGGACAAAGCGGGGAAGCCCCCTACGCAAGAACCCGAAGAAGAGATCGACATTGATCTGGAGGCGCCAGAGACAGAAAAAGCAGCTTTGGCAATACAGAATCAGTTTAGACGCTTCCAGAAGAAAAAGAAGTAG
- the apold1a gene encoding uncharacterized protein apold1a isoform X1, which produces MRVKLTHSDMIQRKIIQEKADSMSSRSDAAEHSSEARQYVFKGVGTGSIHAKDENIVHGTITGYNDGLLENSKIKNMLTENDQQPHNNNPKGKAAVFSQLFKRTSKKLTSLPAQENGFAATTDSLSNQHSNKTELSLQHGELSAGNHNQTENNNTKEETALENEDFSVSESLEGNSLFNFLQTFPRGTEDMSEEDSPPLHIKLLASNDDLLYLSHNNLKDNSGKLSGTFRSSPKPALRFAAETDPLSEHSKCIDWDYSFLDSGTEKKSIAVSRKCTANDDMKLSESNTKFVSFRVKRTLPKMPTFLPSTQCSDQEDIIEEPLEMQQLQTTEDFEILPVEMAAYPTDFNSLKTDEDDGLMDWWETVEGWSEWNETANFQENKEELIVEAAADRVFMAARLFVSLFNQRGASLQRRIVELLALADTADSFHKKAVSAAVGGGVASVAGSIATITGLILAPFTFGTSVIVTAVGISVATAGSITSATANITDAVQSKMDRKKVEKMIQGYQNEINDIRDCLEFMQEGMNTLQEWDFKEYSESVVNTSLSRNIKHVMKEGGRAGKALMINTDRLISTVKVLGVAGGAAKAAKAISITTGVMSTLFLALDVFFLAKDSNELRKGAKTKFASKIREVCKELQHGLLELNKVKTQLQKTMDGIEVEEYEEEEEDEDRCESDPINLALLEKELDQLEEKLDQKTTHEQMNKSKTGEAEKETTKKKENEQSKSKKQ; this is translated from the exons GTGAAGTTGACACACAGTGACATGATTCAGAGGAAAATTATTCAG GAGAAAGCAGATTCAATGTCCAGCCGATCAGACGCTGCTGAACACTCATCTGAGGCGAGACAGTACGTGTTTAAGGGTGTAGGAACTGGAAGCATTCACGCTAag GATGAGAATATTGTGCATGGTACAATCACTGGCTATAATGACGGTCTGTTAGAGAACAGCAAAATCAAG AACATGCTAACTGAGAATGATCAACAACCACACAACAACAACCCGAAG GGGAAAGCTGCCGTTTTCAGCCAGTTGTTTAAAAGAACTTCTAAAAAGTTGACGAGTCTCCCTGCACAAGAG AATGGCTTTGCTGCCACCACTGATAGTTTGTCCAACCAACACAGCAATAAG ACAGAACTATCATTACAACATGGAGAACTCTCAGCCGGCAATCACAaccaaacagaaaacaacaacacCAAG GAAGAAACAGCATTGGAAAATGAGGATTTTTCAGTCAGTGAGAGTCTT GAGGGAAATTCCCTGTTTAATTTTCTCCAAACATTTCCTAGAGGAACCGAGGACATGTCTGAAGAG GACAGCCCACCATTACACATTAAACTGCTGGCCAGTAATGACGATCTCTTATATCTCTCTCACAACAACTTAAAG GATAACTCAGGGAAGCTTAGTGGCACTTTCCGCAGTTCCCCAAAACCGGCATTACGTTTCGCTGCTGAGACG GATCCGCTAAGTGAGCACAGTAAATGTATTGACTGGGATTACAGCTTCCTGGACTCTGGCACTGAAAAG AAATCTATTGCAGTGTCCAGAAAATGCACAGCAAATGATGATATGAAACTCTCTGAAAGTAATACCAAG TTTGTGTCATTTAGAGTGAAGAGAACTCTACCTAAAATGCCCACATTTTTACCCAGTACGCAG TGTTCCGATCAAGAAGATATCATTGAGGAGCCATTGGAAATGCAGCAACTTCAGACAACGGAA GATTTTGAAATACTGCCAGTGGAAATGGCTGCCTACCCTACAGATTTCAATTCTTTAAAGACAGATGag GATGATGGCCTGATGGACTGGTGGGAAACTGTCGAGG GTTGGAGTGAATGGAATGAAACAGCAAATTTTCAGGAGAATAAGGAGGAGCT GATTGTCGAGGCTGCTGCAGACCGTGTGTTCATGGCAGCCCGTCTCTTTGTCAGTCTATTCAACCAGCGTGGAGCCTCTCTGCAACGTCGCATTGTAGAGTTGCTTGCACTAGCGGACACTGCTGACAGCTTCCATAAGAAGGCCGTGAGCGCAGCTGTCGGAGGGGGTGTGGCTAGTGTGGCCGGGAGCATAGCCACAATTACCGGCCTCATCCTGGCACCCTTCACCTTTGGCACCTCCGTTATCGTTACTGCGGTGGGTATCAGTGTGGCAACAGCTGGGAGCATCACCTCAGCCACAGCTAACATCACGGATGCGGTTCAATCCAAGATGGACCGCAAGAAGGTGGAAAAGATGATCCAGGGCTACCAGAATGAGATCAATGACATAAGAGATTGTCTGGAATTCATGCAA GAAGGAATGAACACCCTGCAAGAATGGGATTTTAAGGAGTACTCTGAGAGTGTGGTCAACACGAGTCTTAGCCGTAACATAAAGCATGTGATGAAGGAAGGTGGGCGAGCAGGTAAAGCGCTCATGATTAACACTGATAGGCTTATCAGCACTGTGAAAGTGCTAGGTGTTGCCGGAGGTGCCGCCAAAGCCGCCAAGGCCATCAGTATCACCACAGGGGTCATGTCCACTCTCTTTCTTGCCCTGGATGTCTTTTTTCTTGCTAAAGACTCCAATGAACTCCGCAAAGGTGCCAAGACCAAATTTGCTTCCAAGATCCGAGAAGTATGCAAAGAGCTTCAACACGGCCTCCTGGAACTAAACAAAGTGAAGACTCAGCTTCAGAAGACCATGGATGGAATTGAAGTGGAAGAAtatgaagaagaggaggaggatgaagacAGATGTGAGTCAGATCCTATTAATCTGGCTCTACTTGAGAAAGAACTTGATCAGTTGGAGGAGAAACTTGACCAGAAAACTACACATGAGCAAATGAACAAAAGCAAGACAGGAGAGGCTGAAAAAGAGAccacaaaaaagaaagaaaatgagcaGTCAAAGAGCAAAAAGCAGTga
- the apold1a gene encoding uncharacterized protein apold1a isoform X2 translates to MIQRKIIQEKADSMSSRSDAAEHSSEARQYVFKGVGTGSIHAKDENIVHGTITGYNDGLLENSKIKNMLTENDQQPHNNNPKGKAAVFSQLFKRTSKKLTSLPAQENGFAATTDSLSNQHSNKTELSLQHGELSAGNHNQTENNNTKEETALENEDFSVSESLEGNSLFNFLQTFPRGTEDMSEEDSPPLHIKLLASNDDLLYLSHNNLKDNSGKLSGTFRSSPKPALRFAAETDPLSEHSKCIDWDYSFLDSGTEKKSIAVSRKCTANDDMKLSESNTKFVSFRVKRTLPKMPTFLPSTQCSDQEDIIEEPLEMQQLQTTEDFEILPVEMAAYPTDFNSLKTDEDDGLMDWWETVEGWSEWNETANFQENKEELIVEAAADRVFMAARLFVSLFNQRGASLQRRIVELLALADTADSFHKKAVSAAVGGGVASVAGSIATITGLILAPFTFGTSVIVTAVGISVATAGSITSATANITDAVQSKMDRKKVEKMIQGYQNEINDIRDCLEFMQEGMNTLQEWDFKEYSESVVNTSLSRNIKHVMKEGGRAGKALMINTDRLISTVKVLGVAGGAAKAAKAISITTGVMSTLFLALDVFFLAKDSNELRKGAKTKFASKIREVCKELQHGLLELNKVKTQLQKTMDGIEVEEYEEEEEDEDRCESDPINLALLEKELDQLEEKLDQKTTHEQMNKSKTGEAEKETTKKKENEQSKSKKQ, encoded by the exons ATGATTCAGAGGAAAATTATTCAG GAGAAAGCAGATTCAATGTCCAGCCGATCAGACGCTGCTGAACACTCATCTGAGGCGAGACAGTACGTGTTTAAGGGTGTAGGAACTGGAAGCATTCACGCTAag GATGAGAATATTGTGCATGGTACAATCACTGGCTATAATGACGGTCTGTTAGAGAACAGCAAAATCAAG AACATGCTAACTGAGAATGATCAACAACCACACAACAACAACCCGAAG GGGAAAGCTGCCGTTTTCAGCCAGTTGTTTAAAAGAACTTCTAAAAAGTTGACGAGTCTCCCTGCACAAGAG AATGGCTTTGCTGCCACCACTGATAGTTTGTCCAACCAACACAGCAATAAG ACAGAACTATCATTACAACATGGAGAACTCTCAGCCGGCAATCACAaccaaacagaaaacaacaacacCAAG GAAGAAACAGCATTGGAAAATGAGGATTTTTCAGTCAGTGAGAGTCTT GAGGGAAATTCCCTGTTTAATTTTCTCCAAACATTTCCTAGAGGAACCGAGGACATGTCTGAAGAG GACAGCCCACCATTACACATTAAACTGCTGGCCAGTAATGACGATCTCTTATATCTCTCTCACAACAACTTAAAG GATAACTCAGGGAAGCTTAGTGGCACTTTCCGCAGTTCCCCAAAACCGGCATTACGTTTCGCTGCTGAGACG GATCCGCTAAGTGAGCACAGTAAATGTATTGACTGGGATTACAGCTTCCTGGACTCTGGCACTGAAAAG AAATCTATTGCAGTGTCCAGAAAATGCACAGCAAATGATGATATGAAACTCTCTGAAAGTAATACCAAG TTTGTGTCATTTAGAGTGAAGAGAACTCTACCTAAAATGCCCACATTTTTACCCAGTACGCAG TGTTCCGATCAAGAAGATATCATTGAGGAGCCATTGGAAATGCAGCAACTTCAGACAACGGAA GATTTTGAAATACTGCCAGTGGAAATGGCTGCCTACCCTACAGATTTCAATTCTTTAAAGACAGATGag GATGATGGCCTGATGGACTGGTGGGAAACTGTCGAGG GTTGGAGTGAATGGAATGAAACAGCAAATTTTCAGGAGAATAAGGAGGAGCT GATTGTCGAGGCTGCTGCAGACCGTGTGTTCATGGCAGCCCGTCTCTTTGTCAGTCTATTCAACCAGCGTGGAGCCTCTCTGCAACGTCGCATTGTAGAGTTGCTTGCACTAGCGGACACTGCTGACAGCTTCCATAAGAAGGCCGTGAGCGCAGCTGTCGGAGGGGGTGTGGCTAGTGTGGCCGGGAGCATAGCCACAATTACCGGCCTCATCCTGGCACCCTTCACCTTTGGCACCTCCGTTATCGTTACTGCGGTGGGTATCAGTGTGGCAACAGCTGGGAGCATCACCTCAGCCACAGCTAACATCACGGATGCGGTTCAATCCAAGATGGACCGCAAGAAGGTGGAAAAGATGATCCAGGGCTACCAGAATGAGATCAATGACATAAGAGATTGTCTGGAATTCATGCAA GAAGGAATGAACACCCTGCAAGAATGGGATTTTAAGGAGTACTCTGAGAGTGTGGTCAACACGAGTCTTAGCCGTAACATAAAGCATGTGATGAAGGAAGGTGGGCGAGCAGGTAAAGCGCTCATGATTAACACTGATAGGCTTATCAGCACTGTGAAAGTGCTAGGTGTTGCCGGAGGTGCCGCCAAAGCCGCCAAGGCCATCAGTATCACCACAGGGGTCATGTCCACTCTCTTTCTTGCCCTGGATGTCTTTTTTCTTGCTAAAGACTCCAATGAACTCCGCAAAGGTGCCAAGACCAAATTTGCTTCCAAGATCCGAGAAGTATGCAAAGAGCTTCAACACGGCCTCCTGGAACTAAACAAAGTGAAGACTCAGCTTCAGAAGACCATGGATGGAATTGAAGTGGAAGAAtatgaagaagaggaggaggatgaagacAGATGTGAGTCAGATCCTATTAATCTGGCTCTACTTGAGAAAGAACTTGATCAGTTGGAGGAGAAACTTGACCAGAAAACTACACATGAGCAAATGAACAAAAGCAAGACAGGAGAGGCTGAAAAAGAGAccacaaaaaagaaagaaaatgagcaGTCAAAGAGCAAAAAGCAGTga
- the apold1a gene encoding uncharacterized protein apold1a isoform X3, with amino-acid sequence MIQRKIIQKADSMSSRSDAAEHSSEARQYVFKGVGTGSIHAKDENIVHGTITGYNDGLLENSKIKNMLTENDQQPHNNNPKGKAAVFSQLFKRTSKKLTSLPAQENGFAATTDSLSNQHSNKTELSLQHGELSAGNHNQTENNNTKEETALENEDFSVSESLEGNSLFNFLQTFPRGTEDMSEEDSPPLHIKLLASNDDLLYLSHNNLKDNSGKLSGTFRSSPKPALRFAAETDPLSEHSKCIDWDYSFLDSGTEKKSIAVSRKCTANDDMKLSESNTKFVSFRVKRTLPKMPTFLPSTQCSDQEDIIEEPLEMQQLQTTEDFEILPVEMAAYPTDFNSLKTDEDDGLMDWWETVEGWSEWNETANFQENKEELIVEAAADRVFMAARLFVSLFNQRGASLQRRIVELLALADTADSFHKKAVSAAVGGGVASVAGSIATITGLILAPFTFGTSVIVTAVGISVATAGSITSATANITDAVQSKMDRKKVEKMIQGYQNEINDIRDCLEFMQEGMNTLQEWDFKEYSESVVNTSLSRNIKHVMKEGGRAGKALMINTDRLISTVKVLGVAGGAAKAAKAISITTGVMSTLFLALDVFFLAKDSNELRKGAKTKFASKIREVCKELQHGLLELNKVKTQLQKTMDGIEVEEYEEEEEDEDRCESDPINLALLEKELDQLEEKLDQKTTHEQMNKSKTGEAEKETTKKKENEQSKSKKQ; translated from the exons ATGATTCAGAGGAAAATTATTCAG AAAGCAGATTCAATGTCCAGCCGATCAGACGCTGCTGAACACTCATCTGAGGCGAGACAGTACGTGTTTAAGGGTGTAGGAACTGGAAGCATTCACGCTAag GATGAGAATATTGTGCATGGTACAATCACTGGCTATAATGACGGTCTGTTAGAGAACAGCAAAATCAAG AACATGCTAACTGAGAATGATCAACAACCACACAACAACAACCCGAAG GGGAAAGCTGCCGTTTTCAGCCAGTTGTTTAAAAGAACTTCTAAAAAGTTGACGAGTCTCCCTGCACAAGAG AATGGCTTTGCTGCCACCACTGATAGTTTGTCCAACCAACACAGCAATAAG ACAGAACTATCATTACAACATGGAGAACTCTCAGCCGGCAATCACAaccaaacagaaaacaacaacacCAAG GAAGAAACAGCATTGGAAAATGAGGATTTTTCAGTCAGTGAGAGTCTT GAGGGAAATTCCCTGTTTAATTTTCTCCAAACATTTCCTAGAGGAACCGAGGACATGTCTGAAGAG GACAGCCCACCATTACACATTAAACTGCTGGCCAGTAATGACGATCTCTTATATCTCTCTCACAACAACTTAAAG GATAACTCAGGGAAGCTTAGTGGCACTTTCCGCAGTTCCCCAAAACCGGCATTACGTTTCGCTGCTGAGACG GATCCGCTAAGTGAGCACAGTAAATGTATTGACTGGGATTACAGCTTCCTGGACTCTGGCACTGAAAAG AAATCTATTGCAGTGTCCAGAAAATGCACAGCAAATGATGATATGAAACTCTCTGAAAGTAATACCAAG TTTGTGTCATTTAGAGTGAAGAGAACTCTACCTAAAATGCCCACATTTTTACCCAGTACGCAG TGTTCCGATCAAGAAGATATCATTGAGGAGCCATTGGAAATGCAGCAACTTCAGACAACGGAA GATTTTGAAATACTGCCAGTGGAAATGGCTGCCTACCCTACAGATTTCAATTCTTTAAAGACAGATGag GATGATGGCCTGATGGACTGGTGGGAAACTGTCGAGG GTTGGAGTGAATGGAATGAAACAGCAAATTTTCAGGAGAATAAGGAGGAGCT GATTGTCGAGGCTGCTGCAGACCGTGTGTTCATGGCAGCCCGTCTCTTTGTCAGTCTATTCAACCAGCGTGGAGCCTCTCTGCAACGTCGCATTGTAGAGTTGCTTGCACTAGCGGACACTGCTGACAGCTTCCATAAGAAGGCCGTGAGCGCAGCTGTCGGAGGGGGTGTGGCTAGTGTGGCCGGGAGCATAGCCACAATTACCGGCCTCATCCTGGCACCCTTCACCTTTGGCACCTCCGTTATCGTTACTGCGGTGGGTATCAGTGTGGCAACAGCTGGGAGCATCACCTCAGCCACAGCTAACATCACGGATGCGGTTCAATCCAAGATGGACCGCAAGAAGGTGGAAAAGATGATCCAGGGCTACCAGAATGAGATCAATGACATAAGAGATTGTCTGGAATTCATGCAA GAAGGAATGAACACCCTGCAAGAATGGGATTTTAAGGAGTACTCTGAGAGTGTGGTCAACACGAGTCTTAGCCGTAACATAAAGCATGTGATGAAGGAAGGTGGGCGAGCAGGTAAAGCGCTCATGATTAACACTGATAGGCTTATCAGCACTGTGAAAGTGCTAGGTGTTGCCGGAGGTGCCGCCAAAGCCGCCAAGGCCATCAGTATCACCACAGGGGTCATGTCCACTCTCTTTCTTGCCCTGGATGTCTTTTTTCTTGCTAAAGACTCCAATGAACTCCGCAAAGGTGCCAAGACCAAATTTGCTTCCAAGATCCGAGAAGTATGCAAAGAGCTTCAACACGGCCTCCTGGAACTAAACAAAGTGAAGACTCAGCTTCAGAAGACCATGGATGGAATTGAAGTGGAAGAAtatgaagaagaggaggaggatgaagacAGATGTGAGTCAGATCCTATTAATCTGGCTCTACTTGAGAAAGAACTTGATCAGTTGGAGGAGAAACTTGACCAGAAAACTACACATGAGCAAATGAACAAAAGCAAGACAGGAGAGGCTGAAAAAGAGAccacaaaaaagaaagaaaatgagcaGTCAAAGAGCAAAAAGCAGTga